In the Calditrichota bacterium genome, one interval contains:
- a CDS encoding sodium:solute symporter produces the protein MKIHAIDTAIIFSYLLIVIIGGIIISRRASKNMDSYFLGGKTVPWWLLGVSNTSGMFDISGTMWLVYMLFVYGMKGVWMPWLWPTFNQIFFMIYLSIWARRSGVITGAEWMTTRFGEKKGGELSRVSVVVFALVSVVGLLSYAFVGIGKFAKIFLPWDLSPDAYAVILMLITALYVIMGGMYSVVLTDLIQYILLSGTAIIIGVIAFTRISPEMLNAAVPEGWKNLFFGWHLNLDWSNLIPSVNDKIAQDGFELFTIFFFMIVFKGILNSMAGPGPNYDLQRILAARNPKEAGLMNGIVSVYLVPRWTMVPAIAVLALVFFSPQLNAMGGKIDFELVLPFVINEFLPVGLLGIFLAGLIAAFMSTYDSTVNAGAAYIVNDIYKRYIKPDASDKSLVRASYLSSALVVGVGILFGFLADSVHQMTQ, from the coding sequence ATGAAAATTCACGCGATTGATACGGCGATTATTTTTTCCTATCTGTTAATTGTGATTATCGGCGGTATTATTATCTCGCGCCGGGCGTCGAAAAATATGGACAGTTATTTCCTCGGCGGAAAAACCGTCCCCTGGTGGCTGCTGGGCGTGTCCAATACATCCGGCATGTTTGACATCAGCGGAACCATGTGGCTGGTGTACATGCTTTTTGTCTATGGCATGAAAGGCGTCTGGATGCCCTGGCTGTGGCCCACGTTCAATCAAATATTTTTCATGATTTATCTATCTATCTGGGCACGCCGTTCCGGTGTAATCACCGGCGCGGAATGGATGACGACTCGTTTCGGAGAAAAAAAAGGCGGGGAATTGTCGCGAGTCAGCGTGGTTGTCTTTGCGTTGGTGAGTGTGGTCGGTCTTTTGTCTTACGCATTTGTCGGCATCGGAAAATTTGCCAAGATTTTTTTGCCGTGGGATTTGTCCCCGGACGCTTATGCTGTCATTCTCATGCTCATCACCGCATTGTATGTCATCATGGGTGGAATGTATAGCGTGGTTTTGACCGATTTAATTCAATATATTTTGCTTTCCGGAACGGCCATTATTATCGGCGTAATTGCTTTCACGAGAATTTCGCCGGAGATGTTGAATGCCGCTGTGCCGGAAGGGTGGAAGAATCTGTTTTTCGGCTGGCATCTCAATCTGGATTGGTCAAATTTAATTCCCTCGGTGAACGACAAAATTGCGCAGGATGGATTTGAACTGTTTACCATTTTCTTTTTTATGATTGTTTTCAAAGGAATTTTGAATAGTATGGCAGGCCCCGGTCCAAATTACGATTTGCAAAGGATACTTGCCGCCAGAAATCCAAAGGAAGCTGGTTTGATGAACGGCATTGTGTCTGTTTATTTAGTCCCACGCTGGACAATGGTGCCGGCGATTGCCGTGCTGGCGCTTGTCTTTTTCTCGCCGCAATTGAACGCCATGGGCGGGAAAATCGATTTTGAATTGGTGCTGCCGTTTGTCATCAATGAATTTTTACCTGTGGGTTTACTGGGGATTTTTCTGGCGGGATTGATCGCAGCGTTCATGTCCACTTACGATTCCACGGTCAATGCCGGAGCTGCTTACATTGTGAACGATATTTACAAACGCTACATCAAGCCGGATGCTTCGGACAAAAGTTTGGTGCGTGCAAGTTATCTTTCATCAGCACTGGTTGTTGGCGTCGGTATTTTGTTTGGATTTTTGGCGGATTCCGTGCACCAGATGACTCAATG